CAACGCCCTGAGCGATGTGCTGAACAAAGCCGAAGCCCACGCGGGCGCCAAAAACATCGAGCCTAATGCCTTGCTGCAGGCGCGCCTGTTCCCCGACATGTTCCCGCTGGTGCGCCAGGTGCAGATCGCCGTCGACTTCGCCAAGGGCGTATCCGCCCGCCTGGCTGAAATCGAAGTGCCGAAATACGAAGACAACGAAGTGACCTTCGCCGAGCTGCAAGCGCTGATCGCCAAGGTCCTGGCATTCGTCGATACCATCACGCCAGCACAGATCGACGGCAAGGAAGGCATCGAGATCATCACCCGCCAGGGCACGCCTAAAGAGAAGCGCTTCAGCGGCCAATCCTACCTGCTGACCTACGGCCTGCCGCAGTTCTTCTTCCATGTCACTACCACCTACGCCTTGCTGCGTCACAATGGCGTGGAAGTGGGCAAGCGTGATTACATGGGCGCTTTCTAAACCCAGGCGCTGAAAAAGCCCGGAACCGCCCTTGAATGGGCGATTCCGGGCTTTTTTGTGTGCGGGTGTTTGACCTGCTGCTGTTCGCAGGGCGTTACACAATTGCGGGCAACCGATGCGTCAGCGGACACACTCAAGGGAGGTACCCACTTCACTCATCTAACGCTTTAGAGGCGAAAGGCTTAATGATAAATACCCTCCAGTCGGCGCCCGCTGCCGCACCTTCGCAAGCTTGTGTCCTACCGCAACCAGCCCCGAATAACCCACTTGAGCCAAAGACGCGCAGCCGGCGCGAGGTGGCGCAAGACGGCTCATCGACGCAGGCGGGCGCCCATCGGTCCTCATTACGCGATCAGGGCAACAGTGAATTGGCGGCCAAATACGCAAAGGCCCTCGAAGAAAGCACACTGCCTCCTTGGCGCGCTGGGGACATCACGGACATTGCGCTTAACTCCAGCTTCGGCCAGTGGCGCGCGCAATTACGTGCGGCGTTAGAAGACAAAGACTTTTTGACATGGTTTAACGCGAACGGACTTCACCTATCCTTGGTGACGCTCCGTCCCTCAATCGGGGGAGCTGCAGGCGTGGAATAAAAACGGCGAGCAATGCAGGTTCTCTCTCGATGACGACTCGGGGTGGGCGCAGGTATCCCAAGCGATTCTGACTGCCGCTCACGCTTTGGCGCCCAACGGGATTACGCGCAAGGCCGTGTATGCCGACAGTGTGCCGGTTTCCATGGTGGCGCAGTTCTATGGCGAAACGTTCCACGACGACCCGCTCAAAGATGGTCAGCGTGCTCAGCAACTGCAACAGCACGGCGGATTTGCGACCGCGGGTGCGGGAGAAGCGAGGTCCGAACAGGCACTCAACGCCCATAAAAGCCTTATTGCCGATAAACGCGACCTGCTCAGGTTCAGGGATGCGTTGGTGGCGGCGATAGTCAAGGCACCGGCCTATCTCGATGAGCAGGCGATTATTCACTCGCGCCGAAGCCGCGCGCCCTACGACCATGCAGAGGGGTTGGCGACTTTTTTGCGAAATCAACCGTTCAAGCTGGACCCGCGTTCCGGGTTTCACGTGGATAACCAGCCGAAGGCGGGGCAGTCCGTGAGCCTTTTACAATTCATGGAGGGGCAAGGTTGGGATCGCCCCGTCGATCTGGCCGAACTTAAAAACATGGGCCAAGTGCTGTTCCGTCGTCAGGTCTCCCGACCGCCGCACGGTGATCTGGGCGGCGGGTTGTCGTGGCCCATTCCGCTTGATCGGGCACAACAGCAGCGAATTTACGACGCGGTTAACTACAACACATTTGAATTGCCCGAGTTCAAGTCGCTGAAGTTGAGCCAAACGGCGTTCGGGTTTCTGAGTCAAACCGTCAACTGGTCCGAGGCGGATCTGCAAAATCCGCGCGATGCGATAACGAAACTGTTGAAAACCCCCGCCGCACAGGCGCTGGGTGAAGCGCTGCGAGCCCAGTTTCAGGGGGCTGGCAGCGCGCGCTCTCCGCTTTGCAGATCGGCTTGAATCCGCAGGCGTTCTGGCACCCGGAAGAAAAGAACAGGCTGGCTGGGTTCGACCTGTCGCAACGTGAGCATTGGGGTAAGCCACTGTCTGTGGTCGCTCATGGTCTGACTGAACATCTGCGTCGGTCTTACGGCAAAAATGCTCCGGTTGCCGCCTACCTGCTGTTGTCACACCATGCGCCCGAATTACTGGTCAAGGATATTCCGGATGACGTGTCTTATGGCTCGCCTGCCTGGGTCAGCCTGAAGTCTATTGTCGCCAAGGCCGAATACCGTGCCCCCGGCTCCACGGCAGGTAAATCCTACGAGCAATTGCTCAAGGACGACCTTGGTCCGATTTCTGCCGAAGAAAAAAACGTCGAGGCATTGGCTGGGCGGGAGGGGTTGATCCATTGGGCGGTGGCGGACGGTGCCATCGAGAAGCGGCCTGACAATAATTACTCGGCCGAAGAGATCGAACGTGCCAGTGCCCTGGCCGGTGAGCGCTTCGATACGTTGAAAAAAGCCTCGCAAGCGTCCCGTAAGCAGTTAGCCACCCGAAAAGAGTTGGCGCTCGCAACTCTAAAGGCGCACTTCAAGGCCTACGGCGACATAGACTTCGAAAAAAAAGTACTGATGCCTGCTGAGAGGGAACGGGATTTGCTCGGACCTTATTCGATGCTGGACCTCTATCTCGACAGGCCCAAACACACACGCTGGTATTCGCAGGACTCAACCGTCCCTTTTGAGCAAATTTCAGAGGCGTTCTACCGTCTTGCGCCGATTAACGAAGTGTTCGAAAAAAACGTCACGGATTACTACGCCGGGCTTAAGGGGGGCGCGGACGTTGCGATCAAACATTTAATGTCGCTACTGCCTGAGGATGATAAGAAAGCCTTGGAATACGGTGAATTGAGTGTCTATGCCGAAGAAGATGTGACGCGTACCAGCCACTTTGCAAACCGGGTCGAACAGTTTTCCTACGAGAGTCGGCAGCCCGACGACAACCGCTCGCTCCTGTTCGTGACAACCTACCAAGGGCGTAAAACCGTGTACGAGGTGAATCCCCAGCAAGGGTTTGTGCGTAAGCGAACGGATCTGTCGCCCGATCTTAAGCCAGGCCGACAAGGTGAGTGGGTGCATTTGGGGCGCAACAAGTCGATACGGGAAATCAAGGCGCAGGGGGCTGAGGCTGAGCAACGCAAAGCGCGGGACGAATCTCCAGCGCTCGTGCAGACCTTCAACTCTGCAAGGACCCAATATATTGCTGATACGGTCCTCAATAACCTCTTCAAACCAGGCGAGCGCAATGAGCTGGTCAAGGCGGCGAGGGGCTTTACCACCTTTGACAGTGAAGTGACGGAGTTTGAAAAAATCCAGGCAGTCACCCGAGCCTTGGTGCCTTTTGCATCGGCCATCGATCGTTTCCAAAAAGGCGACGTCAGCGGCGGGCTCGCATTTTTGGGCTTCGACGTTTTTGGCTTTGCGTTAGGTGGCTATTTCGCCGCCGGTAAAATTGCAGGCCTGGGGGGCCAGGTGAAAAAGGCCGGCGGCATACTGGCACGCGCAGCCGTCAGTGCGGCCAATCCGTTGCGGGAGGCAAGGCAATTGTCAGCAGGGGGTTGCCACTGCATCAGTCATTGCTGGGCAAAGGCACTTTTTCTTGGAAGGCAGTCTCCACCAACCGCGGTGTAAATCGGGCTTATCAGGATAAACAGGAGGGTATTGCGGTAGGCACCTACACCCTCGGCGATACATCAAAAATCACCGCAAAATTTGACGAGGTGCTGGGTAAGTGGTTCGCATACGATCCTAAAAGCAAGAAAAGGTATGGCGTGCCGCTTGAGGGGTTTCGCGTTGAAAGTTCCAGTGCCTGACGGCCCGTAAAACCAAAACGCCCGGTCGTTTCTTGGCGGGAACGTACCGGGCTTTTATCGGGGGATTATTCAGGCCGGTTGTTCTTCCTTGCCCAGGCACGCGGCAGCGGTGAACAGCACGTCGGTGGAGGAGTTGAGTGCGGTTTCCGCAGAATCCTGCAACACACCGATGATGAAACCGACAGCCACGACCTGCATGGCGATTTCACTTGGAATACCGAACAGGCTGCAGGCCAGGGGGATCAGCAGCAGCGAGCCGCCGGCCACGCCCGAGGCGCCGCAGGCACAAACGGCGGCGACCACACTCAGCAGCACGGCGGTGGGCAGGTCAACGTTGATGCCCAGGGTGTGCACGGCCGCCAGCGTCAATACCGTGATGGTGATCGCGGCCCCGGCCATGTTGATGGTGGCCCCCAGTGGAATCGACACTGAATAAGTGTCTTCATGCAGGCCCAGGCGCTTGCTCAAGGCCAGGTTCACCGGGATGTTCGCCGCCGAACTGCGGGTGAAGAACGCGGTAATACCGCTTTCACGCAGGCACATCAGCACCAGTGGGTAGGGATTGCGACGCAGCTTCCAGAACACGATCGCCGGGTTGACCACCAGTGCCACGAACAGCATGCAACCGATCAGTACCACCAGCAGGTGCGCGTAGCCGAGCAGCGCGCCGAAGCCGGAGGTGGCCAGGGTCGACGCGACCAGGCCGAAGATACCCAGCGGCGCAAAGCGGATCACCACACGTACGATCAGGGTCACGCCGTTGGACAAATCGTCCAGCACGGTGCGGGTGGCAGCGCCCGCATGGCGAATGGCGATGCCCATACCGATGGCCCAGGCCAGGATGCCGATGAAGTTGGCGTTCATCAGTGCGCTCACCGGGTTGTCCACCACGCTCAGCAGCAGGCTTTGCAGCACCTCGCCGATGCCGCCCGGCGCGCTGACGGTGACGTCATGGCTGGCGAGTACCAGCGACGACGGAAACCACATGCTGGCAACCACCGCCACGACGGCTGCGGCAAAGGTGCCGAGCAAGTACAGGAACAGAATCGGTTTGATATGGGTTTCCTGGCCGTGCTTATGGTTGGCAATCGACGCCATCACCAACACAAACACCAGGATCGGCGCCACAGCTTTCAACGCCGTAACAAACACCTTGCCAATAAAACCGGTAGCCCTGGCGGCCTCGGGCAGGAGCAGGGCCAGCAGAATCCCGGCGATCAGGCCGATGACGATTTGGGTGACCAGGCTGACGCGCATCAGTCGTTGTAACAGGGTGGGGGCAGCAGTCATAAACAGTTGTCTCTAGTTTTTTTAATAGGACGCAGCAGTACGGGCGGAATGTTCTGTAAGAAACAGGGCGCGGAGTCTAGCATGCCGCTGCTAACGGCCCGACCTGTGCGGCATTCGGTCACCCGCGCCCAGGCCGGGCTGCGTCCATGGTGTTCTGCGGGTTCATGATCGCGGGCATGGTGGCGCTGGTGCCGGCGATTCACTCCAGCGCCGGCCTGGCGGCGGCAATGGCCGTGTGGGGCGTGACCCAGGCCGCGATGTTTCTGGTCAGCCATGTGCGACTGATGAAGGCCGCGCCCCATGCCCCGGCCTTTGCCGCGTCGCTGAGCATTGCCGGGGGCAACCTGGGCATTGGTCTGGGGGCGTTGGTCGGCGGGCATGTGATCGACACTTTTGGCCTGGGCAGCCTGGGGTTTGCCGCATCCGGGTTTATCCTGGTGTCGATCCTGCTGGCGCTATGGTTGATGACTGCCAGACAACCGGTCGCGTCCAGCGCCTGACCGGTCAGGGCAGGGCGGTAAACAACTCGCGCCGTGCGCCCTCGGTAATCGCCACAATGCCGGGATGCTTGACCTTGCGCTCCACCGAGATCGCATAGAACGACTCGGTGACCGCATCGGTCTGGCCAATCAGTGCCACGCCGTACTGGCGCACCACTTCATCGGCAATCACGCTGGGGGCGATAAAAATCCCGCTGCCGGATTGGCCAAACGCTTGCATCAGGGCGCTGTCGTCGAATTCACCGATGATTTTCGGTTGGATCTGCTGCTCGGCGAACCAGCGCTGCAAACGGCTGCGTACCACGGTCTCTGCGCCTGGGATCAGCAACGGCGCGCCTTGCAGGCATTGTGGGAAATCGCCGCGATGGCGGTCAGCCAGTGCCTGGGTGGCGAAAAAACTGATGCCGCATTCGCCCAGCTTCTGGCTGTAGCCCTTGATGTCCAGGTGCGTTGGCATGGGGCTGTCGGAAATCACCAGGTCCAGGCGCTGGATCGCCAGGTCGGCCAATAACCGTTCGAGTTTGTCTTCGCGACAGGTGATACGGATCGGCTCGCTCAACTCCAT
This region of Pseudomonas asgharzadehiana genomic DNA includes:
- the nhaR gene encoding transcriptional activator NhaR produces the protein MLNYRQLHYFWVVAKTGSIVRACEQLNLTPQTISGQISLLEQTFGIALFQRVGRQLELTEAGRQALPYAEQMFQTGNELEAMLRAQPNEQQIVFRVGVADVVPKSIVYRLIAPTMELSEPIRITCREDKLERLLADLAIQRLDLVISDSPMPTHLDIKGYSQKLGECGISFFATQALADRHRGDFPQCLQGAPLLIPGAETVVRSRLQRWFAEQQIQPKIIGEFDDSALMQAFGQSGSGIFIAPSVIADEVVRQYGVALIGQTDAVTESFYAISVERKVKHPGIVAITEGARRELFTALP
- the sstT gene encoding serine/threonine transporter SstT: MTAAPTLLQRLMRVSLVTQIVIGLIAGILLALLLPEAARATGFIGKVFVTALKAVAPILVFVLVMASIANHKHGQETHIKPILFLYLLGTFAAAVVAVVASMWFPSSLVLASHDVTVSAPGGIGEVLQSLLLSVVDNPVSALMNANFIGILAWAIGMGIAIRHAGAATRTVLDDLSNGVTLIVRVVIRFAPLGIFGLVASTLATSGFGALLGYAHLLVVLIGCMLFVALVVNPAIVFWKLRRNPYPLVLMCLRESGITAFFTRSSAANIPVNLALSKRLGLHEDTYSVSIPLGATINMAGAAITITVLTLAAVHTLGINVDLPTAVLLSVVAAVCACGASGVAGGSLLLIPLACSLFGIPSEIAMQVVAVGFIIGVLQDSAETALNSSTDVLFTAAACLGKEEQPA
- a CDS encoding DUF1993 domain-containing protein — translated: MTISLYAASVPVFKQMLNALSDVLNKAEAHAGAKNIEPNALLQARLFPDMFPLVRQVQIAVDFAKGVSARLAEIEVPKYEDNEVTFAELQALIAKVLAFVDTITPAQIDGKEGIEIITRQGTPKEKRFSGQSYLLTYGLPQFFFHVTTTYALLRHNGVEVGKRDYMGAF